One Mycoavidus sp. B2-EB genomic region harbors:
- the thrC gene encoding threonine synthase — protein MNYISTRGACANERRTFTDILLAGLAPDSGLYLPAVYPSITPDELERWRDLSYADLAYEILAKFCDDIPAQDLRELTHSTYTAQIYRHAREPEKAEQITPLKALGIENGVPLYLLELSNGPTLAFKDLAMQLLGRLFEYTLAKSGKQLNILGATSGDTGSAAEYAMRGKQGIRVFMLSPHQKMSPFQSAQMYSLQDPNIFNLAVTGVFDDCQDLVKAVSNDHAFKAQYKIGTVNSINWARVVAQIVYYVKGWLAATQPAATKLGQASGSEALPKVSFCVPSGNFGNVCAGHIARMMGLPIDKLVVATNENDVLDEFFRTGVYRIRDAAGTYHTSSPSMDISKASNFERFVFDLLGRDAARVRQLFQQLEANQGFDLSGSGDFARIHQFGFVSGCSSHKERMTTIQQTYAHYATMIDTHTADGLTVARRYLEPGVPMVVLETAQPAKFSAAMREALGRDPERPATFAEIEKLPMRFEVVPPDAQFLKEFIAAHTG, from the coding sequence GCCGGACTTTTACTGACATTTTGCTCGCAGGCTTAGCTCCAGATAGCGGGTTATATTTACCTGCGGTTTATCCTTCGATTACACCGGACGAACTTGAGCGTTGGCGAGATCTGTCATATGCAGACCTTGCGTATGAAATTCTCGCTAAATTCTGTGACGATATTCCTGCCCAAGATCTGCGCGAGTTAACCCACAGTACTTATACTGCGCAAATATATCGCCATGCACGTGAGCCTGAAAAGGCTGAGCAAATTACACCCCTTAAGGCTTTAGGCATCGAAAACGGGGTGCCCCTTTACCTGCTTGAGCTATCGAATGGCCCAACGCTGGCGTTCAAAGATTTAGCTATGCAGTTGCTGGGTCGGTTGTTTGAATATACGCTGGCCAAATCAGGCAAACAGCTCAATATCCTGGGCGCGACTTCGGGCGATACCGGCAGCGCGGCTGAATATGCGATGCGCGGCAAGCAGGGGATTCGGGTTTTTATGCTCTCTCCCCACCAAAAGATGAGCCCGTTTCAAAGCGCACAGATGTATAGCCTGCAAGACCCGAATATCTTTAACCTTGCCGTAACAGGGGTATTTGATGATTGCCAGGATTTGGTCAAAGCGGTCTCCAACGACCACGCGTTCAAAGCCCAATATAAGATTGGCACAGTCAATTCGATTAATTGGGCGCGTGTGGTCGCACAAATTGTTTATTACGTTAAGGGTTGGTTAGCCGCCACTCAACCGGCTGCGACAAAATTAGGTCAGGCATCTGGATCTGAGGCGCTGCCTAAAGTGTCATTTTGTGTGCCATCGGGTAATTTCGGCAATGTCTGTGCCGGGCATATTGCGCGGATGATGGGTTTGCCAATTGATAAACTGGTTGTAGCGACAAATGAAAATGATGTGCTAGACGAATTTTTTCGCACAGGTGTTTACCGCATCCGCGATGCTGCAGGCACCTATCATACGAGCAGCCCGAGTATGGATATTTCAAAGGCATCGAATTTTGAGCGCTTTGTATTTGATTTGTTGGGGCGTGATGCGGCGCGGGTGCGGCAATTATTTCAGCAACTTGAAGCAAATCAAGGCTTTGACTTATCCGGCAGTGGTGATTTTGCGCGCATTCACCAGTTTGGTTTTGTTTCAGGCTGTAGCTCGCATAAAGAGCGTATGACGACCATCCAGCAGACCTATGCGCACTATGCAACGATGATTGATACGCATACGGCTGATGGCTTGACCGTCGCGCGCCGTTATCTAGAGCCTGGTGTGCCGATGGTGGTGCTGGAAACCGCGCAACCCGCTAAATTCAGCGCGGCCATGCGCGAGGCGCTAGGGCGAGATCCTGAGAGGCCGGCTACCTTTGCCGAGATTGAAAAATTGCCGATGCGCTTTGAGGTTGTGCCGCCGGATGCGCAGTTCTTGAAAGAGTTTATTGCTGCGCACACTGGATAA
- a CDS encoding glycosyltransferase yields MKILYTNFHVSYGGGHTTYVASLAESLRARHEIWVAAPPTSKLYLLCQSIPNVNVVDMPFPSKPREWRDIFSTRKRLRTMFEKECFDIVHVNGSPDHRLVMYALFGLHGKRPQVVYTKHNSLPVGKHFGSQLRVKYATDHVIAVSRHTSHLLNGTPYTKREVSVIPNGVDVEYFHPFDDAASQQARLRMVGPQHAGKFIVGSVAGTAEYKGWIDMVTAISKLPGATREKVHILIAGESPSASQRQQVAQLGMSEHVTFAENLLDVRPCIAALDIGFVLSYAEAISFACREMMAMGKPVIVTNCGGLPENITEGEDGWIVSQHDPHTLSRLLQEIIGNPETLRAIGESARRKSKIHFGKMLFVQKTEAVYQHLIATSSPQL; encoded by the coding sequence ATGAAGATTCTGTACACAAACTTCCACGTGAGCTATGGCGGCGGCCATACAACCTATGTAGCTAGCCTGGCCGAGTCACTCCGCGCGCGTCATGAAATATGGGTGGCAGCCCCTCCCACCAGCAAGTTGTATCTGCTTTGCCAATCCATCCCCAACGTTAACGTAGTCGATATGCCTTTTCCAAGTAAGCCAAGGGAATGGCGGGACATATTCAGTACGCGCAAACGGTTGCGTACGATGTTCGAAAAAGAATGCTTCGATATTGTGCACGTGAACGGTTCACCGGACCATCGTTTGGTCATGTATGCTCTCTTCGGCTTGCATGGGAAGAGGCCGCAGGTGGTGTATACAAAACATAACTCGCTACCCGTCGGAAAGCATTTCGGCAGTCAACTCCGAGTGAAATATGCAACCGATCACGTGATTGCAGTATCACGCCACACTAGTCATCTACTTAATGGTACGCCCTATACTAAGCGAGAGGTGTCGGTAATCCCCAACGGGGTAGATGTAGAGTACTTCCATCCTTTTGACGACGCTGCCTCCCAGCAAGCGCGTTTGCGTATGGTCGGCCCTCAACATGCGGGTAAATTCATTGTTGGGAGTGTTGCAGGTACGGCCGAGTACAAGGGGTGGATCGATATGGTAACGGCAATCTCGAAATTGCCTGGCGCGACGCGCGAAAAGGTACATATCTTGATTGCGGGTGAAAGTCCAAGTGCTTCACAGCGGCAACAAGTGGCACAACTCGGCATGTCTGAGCACGTGACCTTCGCTGAGAACTTATTGGATGTACGACCCTGTATTGCGGCTCTCGATATTGGTTTTGTGCTTTCCTATGCAGAGGCGATTTCTTTTGCTTGTCGCGAAATGATGGCGATGGGGAAGCCCGTTATCGTCACAAATTGCGGGGGGTTGCCAGAGAACATCACTGAGGGCGAAGATGGCTGGATTGTCTCCCAACACGATCCCCATACTCTCTCGAGGTTACTTCAGGAGATTATAGGCAACCCTGAGACCTTGCGAGCGATAGGAGAGTCCGCGCGGCGCAAAAGTAAAATACATTTTGGGAAAATGTTGTTCGTACAAAAGACGGAAGCCGTCTACCAACACCTCATCGCGACCTCCTCACCTCAACTTTGA
- a CDS encoding GntR family transcriptional regulator: MSGLCSNTRMNRSPPTLSRIPTEIANSEQIGLSHAPTFSPLYQQIKALITQSLEAGEWKPGAPIPSEVELAARYQVSQGTVRKAISVLAAENLLVRRQGKGTFVATHSEARAQFRFLRLLSEEGAPAGYTSHLLECRRLRAPAEIAQPLELKPNEPVILIKRTLQFGELIAVFDEIWLPGSLFRGLTPERLAAYHGPLYGLFETEFGTRMIRASEKIRALAADAAVAAALGVAPGHPLLSVERVSYTYGDRPVEVRRGWYVTDTFYYQNDLS, translated from the coding sequence ATGAGTGGGCTGTGCTCCAATACTAGAATGAATCGTAGCCCACCCACTTTATCCAGAATCCCTACTGAAATTGCGAACAGCGAGCAGATAGGGTTGTCGCATGCGCCTACTTTTAGCCCTCTTTATCAACAAATTAAAGCACTTATTACGCAGAGTCTAGAAGCAGGCGAGTGGAAGCCAGGCGCACCCATTCCAAGCGAGGTTGAGCTCGCCGCGCGCTATCAGGTCAGTCAAGGCACTGTACGTAAGGCAATCAGTGTTCTGGCAGCTGAAAATTTGCTGGTCCGTCGACAAGGCAAAGGTACTTTTGTGGCAACCCATAGCGAAGCGCGCGCGCAGTTTCGTTTTTTGCGCTTACTCTCAGAAGAAGGGGCACCGGCCGGGTACACAAGTCATTTGCTTGAGTGCCGGCGCTTGCGTGCGCCGGCCGAGATTGCGCAGCCGCTTGAACTTAAGCCCAATGAACCCGTGATATTAATCAAACGTACTTTACAGTTTGGTGAGTTGATTGCCGTATTCGATGAAATTTGGTTGCCAGGCAGTCTATTTCGAGGGCTAACGCCAGAGCGATTGGCCGCGTATCATGGGCCGCTTTATGGCCTCTTCGAGACAGAATTTGGCACGCGTATGATTCGCGCTTCAGAGAAAATTCGTGCATTAGCAGCGGATGCGGCGGTTGCAGCAGCGCTTGGAGTGGCGCCTGGTCACCCACTATTAAGTGTGGAGCGGGTGTCTTATACCTATGGTGACCGGCCAGTTGAAGTGCGGCGTGGTTGGTATGTGACGGATACGTTTTATTATCAGAATGACTTAAGTTAA
- the sdhC gene encoding succinate dehydrogenase, cytochrome b556 subunit: MAETRKKSRPEFRNIGIGQILSYRLPLPGIVSILHRISGALLFLSLPFSLYLFEQSLASAQSFEVLKGFASGALVKLSLLLIIWAFIFHCFAGLRHLLMDLHCGVAKTSSKRTAAVVFALSSIVTLAIALKLFGIY, from the coding sequence ATGGCTGAAACTAGAAAAAAATCAAGGCCGGAATTTCGTAATATTGGGATCGGACAGATTCTCAGTTACCGGCTTCCGTTGCCAGGGATCGTGTCAATTTTGCACCGTATTAGTGGCGCACTGCTTTTTCTTTCTTTGCCGTTTTCTCTGTATTTGTTTGAGCAAAGCCTAGCTTCAGCGCAGAGCTTTGAAGTATTAAAGGGTTTTGCGAGTGGTGCATTGGTTAAGTTAAGCCTTTTATTGATCATTTGGGCTTTTATATTCCATTGCTTTGCTGGTCTTCGTCATTTGCTGATGGATCTGCATTGCGGGGTGGCTAAAACCTCTAGTAAAAGAACGGCGGCGGTCGTATTTGCCCTCTCGTCAATAGTCACTCTTGCTATTGCGCTCAAACTATTCGGAATTTATTAA
- a CDS encoding Rpn family recombination-promoting nuclease/putative transposase, which yields MKKLSMPHDALFKSFLKDIDIAQEFLQLHLPLYLQKECDFNTLQLVSGAFVQSNLSQRFADIVYSVSSPDGQDKLYILMEHESTASALPPFKLSSYLNGIMQQHLEQGHKQLPAVFEMIFYRGERPYPGPTNYLNCFKRKWLAQKRLGLPASVQILDLSTLLDAEIKRFKRMAALALAQKYIGTQSLMQFAPQLAELLQCYPLPVEKLRQLIYYLVEEGRDDDGQFLQYLMENVRQCREDGEMKTLGQLLREEGRETGWREGWREGQREGEQLKALAIAQNLQNIGLGLDTIKKVTGLSDLKALT from the coding sequence ATGAAAAAGCTATCTATGCCGCATGACGCGCTGTTTAAGTCTTTTTTAAAAGATATTGATATAGCGCAAGAGTTTTTGCAGCTTCATTTGCCGCTGTATCTGCAAAAAGAATGTGATTTCAATACGCTGCAACTGGTTTCAGGTGCTTTTGTGCAAAGTAATCTCAGCCAGCGCTTTGCCGATATCGTGTATTCAGTCAGTAGCCCGGACGGGCAAGACAAACTGTATATCTTAATGGAACACGAGAGTACCGCCAGTGCTCTGCCGCCGTTTAAGCTTTCAAGTTACCTAAACGGCATTATGCAGCAACATCTTGAACAAGGCCATAAACAACTCCCTGCTGTATTTGAGATGATTTTCTACCGGGGCGAACGGCCTTATCCTGGACCTACGAATTATTTGAATTGTTTTAAGCGCAAGTGGTTAGCGCAAAAACGCTTGGGGCTGCCGGCGTCGGTCCAAATTCTAGATCTATCCACCCTTCTAGACGCAGAAATAAAGCGCTTTAAACGTATGGCGGCGCTAGCGCTTGCGCAAAAATACATCGGCACGCAGAGTTTAATGCAGTTTGCGCCACAGTTAGCCGAACTGCTGCAATGCTATCCCTTACCAGTTGAAAAACTTAGACAATTAATCTACTATTTAGTTGAAGAAGGGCGTGACGATGATGGGCAATTTTTACAGTACTTGATGGAAAACGTAAGACAATGTCGAGAGGATGGAGAGATGAAAACATTAGGGCAACTTTTGCGAGAAGAAGGGCGTGAAACAGGGTGGAGAGAAGGTTGGCGAGAGGGCCAGCGCGAAGGTGAGCAACTGAAAGCGCTTGCCATTGCTCAAAATCTCCAAAATATAGGATTAGGGTTAGATACAATTAAAAAAGTCACGGGTCTTTCTGACCTGAAAGCGCTGACATAA
- a CDS encoding malate dehydrogenase: MPKPAKRIAISGAAGQIAYSLLFRIANGDLLGKDQPVILQLLDLPQAQAAVKGVVMELEDCAFGLLQDIIITDDPKIAFKDIDFALLVGARPRSKGMERKELLSANAEIFTVQGRALNEVASRNVKILVVGNPANTNAYIAMKSAPDLPQKNFTSMMRLDHNRALSQLAAQSKQPITEIEKVIVWGNHSPTMYPDFRFATVKGVNLQQMLNDENWNRKVFIPTVAQRGTAVIEARGLSSAASAANAALDHMRDWVLGSNGRWVTMGIPSNGAYGIPKDLLYGFPVTTANGEYTLVSDLEIDAFSRERMDLALQELLEEQNGVKHLLG, from the coding sequence ATGCCTAAACCTGCAAAGCGTATCGCCATTTCCGGCGCTGCCGGACAAATTGCTTACTCACTGCTCTTTCGTATCGCCAATGGCGATTTACTAGGGAAAGATCAGCCAGTCATTTTGCAGCTATTAGATTTGCCGCAGGCGCAAGCTGCTGTGAAGGGGGTCGTCATGGAGCTTGAAGATTGCGCCTTTGGACTGTTGCAAGACATTATTATTACAGATGATCCTAAAATTGCTTTTAAAGATATTGATTTCGCATTGTTAGTTGGAGCGCGCCCCCGCTCCAAAGGAATGGAGCGTAAAGAACTCCTAAGCGCAAATGCCGAAATCTTTACGGTACAGGGCCGTGCTCTAAACGAAGTAGCCAGCCGCAATGTAAAAATATTGGTCGTCGGCAACCCGGCTAATACCAATGCATATATCGCCATGAAATCTGCACCCGACTTACCGCAGAAAAACTTCACTTCAATGATGCGCCTTGACCATAATCGCGCTTTATCGCAACTTGCTGCTCAATCAAAACAGCCCATCACGGAAATCGAGAAAGTGATTGTCTGGGGCAATCATTCGCCTACAATGTATCCAGATTTTCGTTTCGCTACGGTAAAAGGCGTAAATTTGCAGCAAATGCTCAATGATGAAAACTGGAATCGCAAGGTTTTTATTCCCACTGTAGCGCAACGCGGAACCGCCGTGATCGAAGCGCGTGGCTTGTCGTCGGCCGCTTCTGCAGCAAATGCCGCGCTTGATCATATGCGCGACTGGGTATTAGGCAGCAATGGGCGTTGGGTCACAATGGGCATTCCTTCCAATGGAGCTTATGGCATTCCTAAAGATCTGCTCTACGGTTTTCCAGTGACTACCGCAAATGGAGAATACACTTTAGTATCAGACCTTGAGATCGATGCGTTTTCGCGCGAGCGAATGGATCTTGCATTGCAAGAACTGCTCGAAGAACAAAATGGCGTAAAACATTTGCTTGGGTAG
- the acnA gene encoding aconitate hydratase AcnA: MAHSLYNTLKEFDSGTQIGQFYSLPQLGQALNLKLERLPVSIRLVLESVLRNYDDRKITRTHIEQLANWQPKATRTEEIPLVVARVVLQDFTGVPLLADIAAMRDVARHMGRDPKLIEPLVPVDLVVDHSVQIDYFRRKDALDLNMKLEFQRNQERYQFMKWGMQAFDTFHVVPPGVGIVHQVNLEYLARGVHHQKIQTDAEHNVIYYPDTLVGTDSHTTMINGIGVVGWGVGGIEAEAAMLGQPVYFLTPDVIGFELKGQLREGVTATDLVLTVTELLRKEKVVGKFVEFFGTGAASIAVPDRATLSNMAPEYGATMGFFPVDDKTIEYFENTGRTQEEIQALCNYFKAQHLYGMPQAGEIDYTRVITLDLATVSPSLAGPKRPQDRIELNQVKQTFTDLFSKSVSENGFSKDKNALEQVYMNRDGIKISNGDILIAAITSCTNTSNPSVLLAAGLLAKKAVEMGLSVAPHIKTSLAPGSRVVTEYLTATGLLPYLEKLGFTLAAYGCTTCIGNAGDLTPALNEAILENDIVAAAVLSGNRNFEARIHPNLRANFLTSPPLVVAYAIAGTIMRDLITEPLGQGTDKDGKVRDVYLKDIWPTNDEIHQLLKVALNAEVFRKNYAQLTQEGDLWSKIEGTEGQVYNWPKSTYIAQPPFFTDFKMQPAAHQSSVKNARALGIFGDSVTTDHISPAGAIKETSPAGLWLQKNGVLKADFNSYGSRRGNHEIMMRGTFANIRIKNLMIPPQADGTRVEGGITLHQPSGELLSIYDAAMRYLEEDVPTIIFGGEEYGTGSSRDWAAKGTQLLGVKAVIACSFERIHRSNLVGMGVLPLQFMPGINAQTLGLQGDESFDLEGFAHIKPQQQVTLTIRRANGAVQHVPLLLRIDTPIEVDYYQHGGILPFVLRSLLAA, translated from the coding sequence ATGGCTCATTCTCTTTACAACACACTTAAAGAATTCGATAGCGGCACCCAAATTGGTCAGTTTTACTCACTGCCACAGCTAGGTCAGGCGCTTAATCTTAAACTTGAGCGCTTACCCGTCTCAATCAGGCTGGTGCTTGAATCCGTATTACGCAATTACGATGACCGCAAAATTACGCGTACGCATATTGAACAACTCGCAAATTGGCAACCCAAGGCTACCCGCACTGAAGAAATTCCGCTGGTTGTCGCGCGTGTGGTGTTACAAGATTTCACGGGCGTGCCGCTGCTGGCTGATATTGCTGCAATGCGTGATGTCGCTCGACACATGGGGCGCGACCCCAAATTGATCGAGCCTTTAGTGCCCGTTGATTTAGTCGTTGATCACTCAGTTCAAATCGATTATTTCCGCCGTAAAGATGCCCTCGATTTAAACATGAAGCTGGAATTCCAGCGCAATCAGGAACGCTACCAGTTCATGAAATGGGGCATGCAAGCGTTTGATACATTTCACGTCGTGCCGCCCGGCGTTGGCATTGTTCATCAAGTGAATCTCGAATATCTCGCGCGTGGCGTACATCATCAGAAAATTCAGACTGATGCGGAGCATAACGTTATTTATTATCCTGATACGCTGGTTGGCACCGATAGCCATACCACAATGATCAACGGTATTGGCGTCGTCGGTTGGGGGGTAGGTGGCATTGAAGCAGAAGCCGCGATGCTAGGTCAGCCCGTCTATTTTCTGACTCCAGATGTGATTGGCTTTGAGTTAAAAGGCCAATTGCGTGAAGGCGTCACAGCAACGGATCTGGTGCTAACCGTCACCGAGCTTTTACGCAAAGAAAAGGTAGTCGGTAAATTTGTTGAATTCTTCGGCACCGGAGCCGCTTCAATTGCTGTGCCCGACCGTGCCACCCTCAGCAATATGGCGCCCGAATACGGAGCGACGATGGGCTTCTTTCCAGTGGATGATAAAACCATCGAATATTTTGAAAATACCGGGCGCACGCAAGAAGAAATCCAGGCTTTGTGCAATTATTTCAAAGCACAGCATCTCTATGGCATGCCGCAGGCGGGTGAAATTGACTACACGCGCGTCATCACGCTTGATTTAGCTACGGTAAGCCCTTCACTCGCCGGCCCTAAACGTCCGCAAGATCGGATTGAACTGAATCAAGTGAAACAAACGTTTACTGATTTATTCTCAAAATCGGTCAGCGAAAACGGCTTTTCTAAAGATAAAAATGCGCTCGAACAGGTTTATATGAACCGTGACGGCATCAAAATTAGCAATGGGGACATTTTAATTGCCGCCATTACGTCCTGTACTAACACATCCAACCCAAGCGTACTCTTGGCTGCCGGTTTACTGGCCAAGAAAGCGGTTGAAATGGGCTTAAGCGTCGCACCACATATTAAGACCTCGCTCGCGCCTGGCTCACGTGTCGTCACTGAATATTTAACTGCCACGGGCTTACTGCCTTATCTTGAGAAACTGGGTTTTACTCTGGCGGCATATGGTTGCACCACCTGCATTGGCAATGCTGGCGATCTCACACCAGCACTCAATGAAGCTATCCTTGAAAACGATATCGTCGCAGCCGCAGTGTTATCAGGCAATCGCAATTTCGAAGCCCGCATTCACCCCAATCTACGGGCCAACTTCCTCACTTCGCCACCGCTAGTCGTAGCCTATGCAATCGCTGGCACCATCATGCGCGATTTAATCACTGAACCGCTTGGCCAAGGTACCGATAAAGATGGAAAAGTGCGAGATGTTTATCTTAAAGACATCTGGCCTACAAACGATGAAATCCATCAATTACTCAAGGTCGCACTCAATGCGGAAGTATTTAGAAAAAACTACGCACAGCTCACTCAAGAAGGCGATTTGTGGAGCAAAATTGAAGGCACTGAAGGCCAAGTTTATAACTGGCCAAAGTCAACTTACATTGCGCAACCGCCCTTCTTTACTGATTTTAAGATGCAACCTGCAGCGCATCAATCTAGCGTTAAGAACGCGCGCGCACTTGGCATTTTTGGCGACTCAGTTACAACTGACCATATCAGCCCGGCTGGCGCAATCAAAGAAACCTCTCCGGCAGGCTTATGGCTGCAAAAAAATGGCGTGCTTAAAGCCGATTTCAACAGCTATGGTTCACGCCGCGGCAACCATGAGATTATGATGCGCGGCACCTTTGCCAATATCCGCATCAAAAACTTGATGATCCCCCCCCAGGCAGACGGTACGCGAGTCGAGGGAGGCATTACACTGCATCAGCCAAGCGGAGAATTGTTATCCATTTACGATGCCGCCATGCGTTATCTTGAGGAAGATGTGCCCACCATCATCTTTGGCGGTGAAGAGTACGGCACAGGCTCTTCGCGCGACTGGGCCGCCAAAGGTACTCAATTACTCGGCGTAAAGGCGGTGATTGCCTGTAGCTTTGAGCGCATTCATCGCTCCAATTTAGTGGGTATGGGGGTTTTGCCATTGCAATTCATGCCTGGCATAAACGCGCAAACCTTAGGCCTTCAGGGCGATGAAAGCTTTGATCTTGAGGGTTTCGCGCACATCAAACCGCAGCAACAAGTGACGCTCACGATCCGCCGCGCAAATGGCGCGGTACAACATGTGCCTTTGTTGCTACGCATCGATACACCCATTGAGGTGGATTATTATCAGCATGGCGGGATTTTACCTTTTGTGCTGCGCTCGTTACTGGCTGCCTAA
- the sdhD gene encoding succinate dehydrogenase, hydrophobic membrane anchor protein, producing MATHNNFGPKRLVVGAHYGLRDWLAQRVSAAVMAIYALILLIWFFAAKNFSYEGWTSIFAAPWMKAATLVALLALFYHAWVGMRDIWMDYVKPLSVRLTLQVLTIVWLLTCAGYAVQILWRV from the coding sequence ATGGCAACGCACAATAACTTTGGCCCTAAGCGACTCGTGGTTGGCGCGCATTATGGTTTACGTGACTGGCTAGCGCAGCGGGTGAGCGCGGCCGTGATGGCTATCTATGCGCTGATTCTACTCATTTGGTTTTTTGCTGCAAAAAATTTTTCATATGAGGGTTGGACGTCGATTTTTGCTGCGCCATGGATGAAAGCGGCCACTTTGGTTGCGCTGCTGGCGCTTTTCTATCACGCTTGGGTGGGCATGCGTGATATTTGGATGGATTATGTAAAACCGCTTAGCGTGCGGCTAACGCTGCAAGTATTGACGATCGTATGGCTACTGACCTGTGCAGGTTATGCCGTGCAGATTCTGTGGAGAGTATAA